In Wolinella succinogenes DSM 1740, a single genomic region encodes these proteins:
- the murG gene encoding undecaprenyldiphospho-muramoylpentapeptide beta-N-acetylglucosaminyltransferase, with protein sequence MNILLTGGGTGGHLAIAKALMESLASKNQSLFFIGSQRGQDRSWFEHEEGFKRRFFLETQGVVNQRGIAKIRSLSSQFQAMLEARKILKNHQIKRVVSVGGYSAAPASLAALSLGIPLYIHEQNAKVGLLNRLLKPFSRAFLSSYDSNSLIRDYPVRDAFFEVARVRSRVKKILFLGGSQGAKAINDWALELAPLIHQRGIAIMHQCGEVDYERMKRGYEERSIPVELFAFDRAIHQKMQQADLAISRAGASSLWELGANGLPALFIPYPFAAGDHQYYNAKFILDQGLGWMVRQENLSTEVLLEILEEDLSQKSECLMAYVKRGAADRMADFILS encoded by the coding sequence TTGAATATTCTTCTCACGGGCGGCGGCACAGGAGGGCACCTCGCTATCGCCAAAGCATTAATGGAATCGCTGGCTTCTAAAAATCAGTCACTCTTTTTTATTGGTTCTCAAAGAGGCCAAGATCGCTCTTGGTTTGAACATGAGGAGGGCTTTAAGAGGCGATTCTTTTTAGAGACCCAAGGAGTGGTCAATCAGCGGGGAATTGCCAAAATTCGATCCCTCTCTTCGCAATTTCAGGCTATGCTGGAGGCGAGAAAAATATTAAAGAATCACCAAATCAAAAGAGTGGTGAGTGTAGGGGGCTATTCAGCCGCTCCCGCTTCTTTGGCGGCTCTGAGTCTAGGAATCCCTCTCTATATTCATGAGCAAAACGCTAAAGTGGGACTTCTCAATCGTCTGCTTAAGCCCTTTTCAAGAGCCTTTTTATCTTCGTATGACTCAAACTCACTGATTCGTGACTATCCTGTTAGAGACGCTTTTTTTGAAGTCGCTAGGGTGCGTTCTCGTGTGAAAAAAATCCTTTTTTTGGGTGGAAGCCAGGGTGCCAAGGCGATCAATGATTGGGCGCTAGAGCTAGCCCCATTGATTCATCAAAGAGGAATTGCAATCATGCATCAATGTGGCGAAGTCGATTATGAGCGAATGAAGAGAGGCTATGAGGAGCGCTCAATTCCTGTGGAGCTTTTTGCTTTTGATCGGGCGATCCATCAAAAGATGCAACAGGCGGATTTGGCGATCTCTAGGGCGGGGGCGAGCTCTCTTTGGGAGCTTGGCGCCAATGGGTTGCCTGCGCTTTTTATCCCCTATCCTTTTGCGGCGGGAGATCATCAATATTACAATGCGAAGTTTATTCTTGATCAGGGGCTTGGCTGGATGGTGCGTCAAGAAAACCTCTCCACTGAGGTGCTTTTGGAGATTCTAGAAGAGGATTTAAGTCAAAAGAGTGAGTGTTTGATGGCTTATGTGAAGAGAGGTGCGGCCGATAGGATGGCGGATTTTATATTGTCGTAA
- the ccoS gene encoding cbb3-type cytochrome oxidase assembly protein CcoS: MNSGMVGVMLGVSVFIGFLGLVAFLWGLRSGQFDDEKKMMQGVLFDGEEELQEAALIDKKKREMKREPSMKENNNGGEA; this comes from the coding sequence GTGAATAGCGGTATGGTGGGTGTGATGCTCGGGGTTTCCGTCTTTATTGGATTCTTGGGATTGGTCGCTTTTTTATGGGGTTTAAGAAGCGGTCAATTTGATGATGAGAAAAAAATGATGCAAGGCGTGCTTTTTGACGGGGAGGAAGAGTTGCAAGAGGCCGCCTTGATTGATAAAAAAAAGAGAGAAATGAAAAGAGAGCCATCCATGAAAGAAAACAACAACGGGGGAGAGGCGTGA
- the maf gene encoding septum formation inhibitor Maf, which yields MERPLLRLCSSSTTRAEILRSHVISFIQSENEFDEESLKVTSPKEFVYRATMGKYEAARIRYGVETPLLVADTVISCRNQMLRKAKDREEAAAFLALQSGAELSILTCMVFENSSMKLIDLSSTCYKFANFEKNALESYLESNLWVGKAGACMVEGFCKPYILESRGFESTAMGLCVEKLLPFLTPRRRS from the coding sequence ATAGAACGCCCACTCCTTCGTCTCTGCTCGAGCTCAACCACTCGCGCAGAGATTCTTCGCTCCCACGTCATCTCCTTTATTCAATCAGAAAATGAGTTTGATGAGGAGAGCCTCAAGGTGACTTCTCCTAAAGAGTTTGTCTATAGGGCAACCATGGGCAAGTATGAAGCCGCGAGGATTCGCTATGGAGTGGAGACCCCTCTCTTGGTGGCCGATACGGTCATCTCTTGCCGTAACCAGATGCTTCGCAAGGCCAAAGACAGAGAAGAAGCTGCCGCTTTCCTCGCCCTCCAGAGCGGAGCAGAGCTTTCGATCCTCACCTGCATGGTTTTTGAGAATTCTTCGATGAAACTTATAGATTTGTCCTCAACCTGTTACAAATTTGCAAATTTTGAGAAGAATGCGTTAGAATCCTACCTCGAATCCAATTTATGGGTCGGCAAGGCCGGAGCCTGCATGGTAGAGGGCTTTTGCAAGCCTTATATTCTGGAATCCCGAGGTTTTGAGAGCACGGCCATGGGCCTATGTGTAGAAAAGTTACTTCCTTTTCTAACGCCAAGGAGGCGATCGTGA
- a CDS encoding YdcH family protein: MLHEYREEISKLKVENARFAKIFEKHNELDQKILDVEEGREHMDQFTLEGLKKEKLALKDEAFTMIQAYIKGQA, from the coding sequence ATGCTACACGAATACCGAGAAGAGATTAGCAAGCTCAAAGTTGAAAACGCTCGATTTGCCAAGATTTTCGAAAAACACAATGAGCTAGATCAGAAGATTCTCGATGTCGAAGAGGGGAGAGAGCATATGGATCAATTCACCCTTGAAGGACTCAAAAAAGAGAAGCTCGCCCTCAAAGATGAAGCATTCACCATGATTCAAGCTTACATCAAAGGTCAGGCGTAA
- the argJ gene encoding bifunctional glutamate N-acetyltransferase/amino-acid acetyltransferase ArgJ: MFDLFPIHGGVCAPEGFSADGIAAGLKKEGKLDVAFVHSLFPAKVSALFTTNRFAAAPIRYFQGLGEVFDCNFVLINAKNANAMTGAEGIEDIEWLMERLKHRFPSLVNPVMSSTGVIGARLPKEKIEASLGEIVLGKKEGARAAQAIMTTDAFSKEVAFKVELPDGRSFCIGAMAKGAGMIDPAMATMLCFITTDADVPENRMKELLQKAVHTTFNAISVDGDTSTNDTVMLFSNKASGVYEEEAFLMALERVMHKLATDVARDGEGAKKLVAFEVSGAASEEEAIKAAKALTTSLLVKTAIFGEDPNWGRIASTIGSSGVECDENRLRISFGEVLVYDRGAILFDKTIEEKAASVMRQESFKIHCDLGIGRGKFTAYGCDLGYEYVKINADYRT, translated from the coding sequence ATGTTTGATCTTTTTCCAATTCATGGAGGGGTGTGCGCCCCTGAGGGATTCTCTGCGGATGGAATCGCGGCTGGATTAAAAAAAGAGGGAAAATTGGATGTGGCTTTTGTGCACTCTCTATTTCCCGCTAAGGTCTCAGCCCTCTTCACCACCAATCGTTTCGCTGCCGCTCCGATTCGATATTTTCAAGGATTGGGTGAGGTGTTTGATTGCAATTTTGTTCTCATCAACGCCAAAAATGCTAACGCTATGACTGGGGCGGAGGGAATCGAAGATATTGAGTGGCTGATGGAGCGCCTAAAGCATCGCTTTCCCTCTCTGGTTAATCCCGTGATGAGCTCTACGGGAGTGATTGGGGCTCGGCTTCCCAAGGAGAAAATCGAAGCCTCTTTGGGTGAGATTGTACTAGGGAAAAAAGAGGGTGCGCGTGCGGCTCAAGCGATCATGACCACGGATGCTTTTTCCAAAGAGGTGGCTTTTAAAGTGGAGCTCCCTGATGGCAGATCTTTTTGCATTGGAGCGATGGCTAAAGGCGCAGGGATGATTGATCCAGCGATGGCGACGATGCTCTGTTTTATCACCACAGATGCGGATGTTCCCGAGAATCGCATGAAAGAGCTCCTTCAAAAGGCAGTTCATACAACCTTTAATGCCATCAGTGTGGATGGCGACACTTCGACCAATGACACCGTGATGCTCTTTAGCAACAAAGCCAGCGGCGTTTATGAGGAAGAGGCTTTTTTGATGGCACTAGAGAGGGTGATGCACAAGCTGGCCACGGATGTAGCGCGCGATGGCGAGGGGGCGAAGAAGCTGGTGGCGTTTGAGGTGAGTGGAGCGGCGAGCGAGGAGGAGGCGATCAAAGCCGCTAAGGCGCTCACGACCTCCTTGCTGGTCAAGACGGCTATTTTTGGTGAAGATCCCAACTGGGGGCGTATTGCTTCAACTATTGGCTCTAGCGGGGTGGAGTGTGATGAGAATCGTCTTCGAATCTCTTTTGGTGAGGTGCTTGTTTATGATAGGGGGGCGATTCTCTTTGATAAAACAATCGAGGAGAAGGCCGCTAGCGTGATGCGCCAAGAGAGCTTTAAAATCCATTGCGATCTTGGCATAGGCAGAGGAAAGTTCACCGCGTATGGATGCGATTTGGGCTATGAGTATGTGAAGATTAATGCCGATTACAGGACATAA
- the rpmB gene encoding 50S ribosomal protein L28 — protein MARKCFFTGKGPMVGNNVSHANNKTKKRSLPNLRTVRVKLEDGTTVKLRVAASTLRTMKKRS, from the coding sequence ATGGCAAGAAAATGTTTTTTCACTGGCAAAGGACCAATGGTCGGCAACAACGTTAGCCACGCCAACAATAAAACCAAAAAGCGCTCCCTTCCCAATCTTCGCACCGTCAGGGTGAAGCTTGAAGATGGAACGACTGTAAAACTTCGTGTCGCCGCTTCCACTCTCAGAACGATGAAAAAGCGCTCATAA
- the pheA gene encoding prephenate dehydratase, with protein MDLQKFREEIDSVDDQILRLLNQRMEVVKLIGRHKKMEGSVIYRPEREREIIARLNSLNQGLLNEAAIEAIYLEIFAVSRNLELPERVAYLGPLGSYTHQAAESRFGAMSEYLSMNNIASVFKTVESKRAKYGVVPIENNKNGIVGETLDLLGKSSLKIVAELTMPIHHTFATQCDSLKEIRRIYSKDIAFGQCLNFLSEYNLEEVERIPVDSTAKAAQLAASEPHTAAICSHIAAKLYHLPILFENIEDSSHNKTRFVIISDFKNQASGSDKTSIFADISHTDKPGALLGLLKDISGLGLNMTKIESRPRIDAAKDFAFCFFIDFEGHIDDENVQELLKRRGDEIKWLGSYVRG; from the coding sequence ATGGATTTGCAAAAATTTCGTGAAGAGATTGATTCGGTTGATGATCAGATTCTCCGACTGCTCAATCAGCGCATGGAGGTGGTGAAGCTCATCGGCCGCCACAAAAAAATGGAAGGAAGCGTCATCTACCGCCCTGAAAGAGAGCGCGAGATCATCGCTAGACTCAACTCCCTCAATCAAGGGCTTTTGAACGAAGCAGCGATTGAGGCAATCTATTTAGAGATTTTTGCCGTGAGTCGCAATCTTGAACTCCCTGAGCGTGTCGCCTATCTAGGACCTCTGGGAAGCTACACCCATCAAGCCGCCGAGAGTCGCTTTGGGGCGATGAGCGAATACCTCTCCATGAACAACATTGCTTCTGTCTTTAAAACCGTTGAATCCAAGCGCGCCAAATACGGGGTTGTCCCCATCGAAAACAACAAAAACGGAATCGTGGGCGAGACGCTCGATCTTTTGGGCAAATCGAGCCTCAAAATCGTCGCAGAACTCACCATGCCCATCCATCATACCTTTGCCACGCAGTGCGATTCGCTCAAAGAGATCAGGCGAATCTACTCCAAAGATATCGCCTTTGGCCAATGCCTCAACTTCCTCAGTGAATACAATCTTGAAGAGGTGGAGCGCATTCCTGTCGATTCTACAGCCAAGGCGGCTCAGCTCGCCGCTAGCGAGCCCCACACCGCAGCCATCTGCTCACATATTGCCGCCAAGCTCTATCACCTGCCTATCCTCTTTGAAAACATTGAGGATTCCTCGCACAACAAGACTCGATTCGTCATTATCAGCGATTTTAAGAATCAGGCGAGTGGCTCGGATAAAACCTCCATCTTTGCGGATATCAGCCACACCGATAAGCCAGGTGCGCTCCTTGGTCTGCTCAAAGACATCAGCGGCCTAGGGCTCAACATGACCAAAATCGAATCACGCCCACGCATTGATGCAGCCAAAGACTTTGCCTTTTGCTTCTTTATCGATTTTGAGGGGCATATTGATGATGAGAACGTTCAAGAGTTGCTCAAAAGACGAGGAGATGAGATTAAGTGGCTGGGGAGTTATGTGAGAGGCTAG
- a CDS encoding ComEA family DNA-binding protein, with product MKKIFMALLLLSAWLMAAVNINTATKEDLMKVKGIGEKKAEAIIEHRTKNGAFKSLEELKSVKGFGEKSVEGLKSELSVK from the coding sequence ATGAAGAAGATTTTTATGGCTCTACTTTTATTGAGTGCTTGGTTGATGGCAGCGGTGAATATCAATACAGCCACCAAAGAGGATCTAATGAAGGTCAAGGGGATTGGAGAGAAGAAGGCGGAGGCAATCATTGAGCATCGCACCAAGAATGGAGCCTTCAAGAGCCTAGAAGAGTTAAAGAGTGTCAAAGGGTTTGGGGAGAAGAGTGTGGAGGGATTAAAGAGTGAGCTTAGTGTGAAGTAG
- a CDS encoding NAD(P)-binding domain-containing protein encodes MKKVYNIAIIGGGPGGVASAVEAVILGIDDVILLEKGENHSTTIRKFYKDNKRVDKDYKGQRVELNGNIYFVDGTKESTLDLFDEILNLHRIEERFNTEVESVVKKGELFLITTTQGDEVWAKFVIISIGKMGQPNKPSYEIPLALKDRVHFNVSDCKENEKILVVGGGNSAVEYAYFLADLNKVTLNYRKTTFTRVNEPNMALLNEYAQGGKLELRLGVDIVSLEEAEGKPKVNFSDGKSEMYDRVVYAIGGMAPMDFLRKCSLEVDEHGVPLTSETHEGSVSGIYIAGDILFKSGGSIAAALNHGFSIVQEIKKQLV; translated from the coding sequence GTGAAAAAAGTTTACAATATAGCCATCATTGGAGGAGGCCCCGGAGGGGTCGCTTCTGCGGTAGAGGCAGTGATTCTTGGAATCGATGATGTGATTTTGCTTGAAAAAGGAGAGAATCACTCCACTACTATTCGCAAATTTTATAAAGATAATAAGCGCGTGGATAAAGACTATAAGGGTCAAAGGGTCGAGCTCAATGGGAATATCTACTTTGTAGATGGCACCAAAGAGAGCACATTGGATCTTTTTGATGAGATTCTTAATCTCCACCGAATTGAAGAGCGCTTCAACACCGAGGTGGAATCGGTTGTCAAAAAAGGAGAGCTTTTTTTGATCACCACCACGCAGGGTGATGAAGTGTGGGCAAAGTTTGTCATCATCTCGATTGGTAAGATGGGGCAACCCAATAAGCCCTCTTATGAGATTCCTCTCGCACTCAAAGATCGAGTCCATTTTAACGTGAGCGATTGCAAGGAGAACGAGAAGATTCTTGTGGTGGGCGGAGGAAACTCTGCGGTTGAATACGCCTATTTTCTTGCCGATCTCAATAAGGTCACGCTCAACTATCGCAAAACCACCTTCACTCGTGTGAATGAGCCCAACATGGCTCTTTTGAATGAATATGCCCAAGGGGGCAAACTAGAGCTTAGGCTGGGAGTGGATATTGTGAGTTTAGAGGAGGCAGAGGGCAAACCCAAGGTGAACTTCTCTGATGGGAAATCTGAGATGTATGATCGTGTTGTTTATGCCATCGGAGGGATGGCTCCAATGGATTTCCTAAGAAAGTGTTCGCTTGAGGTGGATGAACATGGAGTGCCTCTCACAAGTGAAACACATGAGGGTTCTGTGTCAGGAATCTATATCGCAGGAGATATACTTTTTAAGTCAGGAGGCTCTATCGCCGCGGCGCTCAATCACGGATTTTCCATTGTCCAAGAGATTAAAAAACAATTAGTTTAA
- the alaS gene encoding alanine--tRNA ligase — translation MDIRKLFLDYFASKGHAVYESMPLVPDDPTLLFTNAGMVQFKDIFTGKVPAPTNPRATSCQLCIRAGGKHNDLENVGYTSRHHTLFEMLGNFSFGDYFKEQAIDHAWEFVTEVLGFSKEVLWVTVHESDDEAFELWQKHVDASRIKRMGDKDNFWQMGDTGACGPCSEIFVDQGEEKFHGSEDYFGGDGDRFLEIWNLVFMQYERSSDGTLTPLPKPSIDTGMGLERVAALKEGKSSNFDSSLFMPMIRKVEELTGKPYHYESGASYRVIADHIRSICFLLAQGVNFDKEGRGYVLRRILRRAVRHGYLLGLNAPFLHEVAEVVCGQMGDHYGYLKEKREHIKRLTFQEEERFFATIAGGMEVFKKELEKTQSVFSGEAAFKLYDTFGFPLDLTEDMLREKGIRVDLAAFEACMKEQRARAKASWKGSGDELKEGDFALLLEAFPSNSFVGYEKEAHTSKLLAILNRDYKRVSSLGAGESGFVMLEETPFYAESGGQCGDEGELRARGRIVAQVQGTKKYFGLNLSRIEALDEICEGETLEAVVSRERLEVQKHHSATHLLHAILRQKLGDHVAQAGSLVEKDRLRFDFSHPKALTHEEVGMVEEEVNRLISLSIPSRTREMRVDEAKASGAMALFGEKYGDLVRVVDFGEASVELCGGTHVENSAHIGSFYITKESGVSAGVRRIEAVCGMAAYHYGKEALQEIAEAKEILKAKELKLGIEKLKEQVRELKSEMSALSSSKSGAISEGVMMGETRVIVETLEAGDIKNSIDEIKNRYEKVAVLLLQVKEEKVMLAAGVKGEDRIKAGAWIKEIAPILGGGGGGRDDFAQAGGKDASKADEALQSAKNYALERLA, via the coding sequence ATGGATATTCGAAAGCTCTTCCTTGACTATTTCGCCTCCAAGGGGCATGCGGTTTATGAAAGCATGCCCTTGGTTCCTGATGATCCGACCCTGCTTTTCACCAATGCAGGCATGGTTCAATTCAAAGATATCTTCACGGGTAAAGTCCCTGCACCAACCAATCCTAGGGCGACTAGCTGTCAACTTTGCATCCGCGCAGGAGGCAAGCACAACGACTTGGAGAATGTCGGCTACACCAGTCGGCACCATACACTCTTTGAGATGTTGGGGAACTTCTCTTTTGGGGATTACTTCAAGGAGCAGGCGATTGATCATGCGTGGGAGTTTGTCACGGAGGTGCTTGGATTCTCCAAAGAGGTGCTTTGGGTCACAGTGCATGAGAGCGATGATGAGGCGTTTGAGCTCTGGCAAAAGCACGTGGATGCAAGCCGAATCAAGCGCATGGGAGATAAAGATAACTTCTGGCAGATGGGCGACACGGGAGCGTGCGGACCTTGCAGTGAGATTTTTGTCGATCAAGGGGAGGAGAAGTTTCATGGAAGTGAGGACTATTTTGGCGGAGATGGAGATCGATTCTTAGAGATTTGGAATCTTGTTTTCATGCAGTATGAGCGCTCCAGCGATGGGACGCTCACCCCTTTGCCCAAACCTTCCATTGACACAGGCATGGGCTTGGAGCGTGTTGCGGCGCTCAAAGAGGGGAAGAGCAGCAACTTTGATTCGTCTCTCTTTATGCCTATGATTCGCAAAGTTGAAGAGCTCACAGGCAAACCTTATCACTACGAGAGTGGGGCGAGCTACCGAGTCATCGCGGATCATATTCGCTCCATCTGCTTTTTGCTAGCCCAAGGGGTGAATTTTGACAAAGAGGGGCGCGGTTATGTGCTTCGCCGAATCTTGCGCCGAGCGGTGCGCCATGGCTATCTCTTGGGGCTTAATGCTCCCTTTTTGCATGAGGTGGCCGAGGTGGTGTGCGGTCAAATGGGAGATCATTATGGGTATCTCAAGGAGAAGCGAGAGCACATCAAGCGCCTCACTTTCCAAGAGGAGGAGCGATTCTTCGCAACGATTGCTGGAGGGATGGAGGTCTTTAAAAAAGAGCTTGAAAAGACTCAAAGTGTCTTTAGTGGTGAGGCGGCTTTCAAGCTTTATGACACCTTTGGATTCCCGCTTGATTTGACAGAAGATATGTTGCGAGAGAAGGGAATAAGAGTCGATCTCGCGGCGTTTGAGGCTTGCATGAAAGAGCAGAGAGCGAGAGCAAAGGCCTCTTGGAAGGGAAGCGGTGATGAGCTCAAAGAGGGCGATTTTGCCTTGCTTCTTGAAGCTTTCCCTTCCAACTCTTTTGTCGGGTATGAAAAAGAGGCCCACACCTCTAAGCTGCTGGCGATTCTTAATAGAGACTACAAGCGCGTCTCTTCTCTTGGGGCGGGTGAGAGTGGTTTTGTGATGCTAGAGGAGACCCCATTTTACGCAGAGAGTGGTGGACAGTGTGGTGATGAGGGTGAATTGCGTGCCAGGGGTAGAATTGTTGCCCAAGTGCAGGGAACCAAAAAGTATTTTGGGCTTAACCTCTCTAGAATCGAGGCATTGGATGAGATTTGCGAGGGAGAGACTTTGGAAGCAGTCGTCTCTAGGGAGCGCTTGGAGGTTCAGAAGCATCACTCAGCCACACACCTTCTCCATGCCATCTTGCGCCAAAAATTGGGCGATCATGTCGCTCAAGCAGGGAGTTTGGTCGAGAAAGATCGCTTGAGATTTGATTTCTCGCACCCCAAGGCGCTCACTCATGAAGAGGTGGGGATGGTTGAGGAGGAGGTGAATCGACTTATCTCCTTGTCGATTCCTTCTAGGACTAGAGAGATGAGGGTCGATGAGGCTAAGGCTAGCGGTGCAATGGCGCTATTTGGTGAAAAGTATGGTGACTTGGTGCGTGTGGTCGATTTTGGCGAAGCGAGTGTTGAGCTTTGCGGAGGAACCCATGTCGAAAATAGTGCGCATATCGGAAGCTTTTACATCACTAAAGAGAGTGGCGTGAGTGCGGGCGTGAGGAGAATCGAGGCGGTCTGCGGAATGGCTGCTTATCACTATGGCAAGGAGGCACTCCAAGAGATCGCTGAGGCCAAGGAGATTCTCAAAGCCAAGGAGCTGAAGCTAGGAATTGAGAAGCTCAAGGAGCAGGTGCGAGAGCTAAAGAGTGAAATGAGTGCTCTATCGAGCTCCAAAAGCGGTGCTATCTCTGAGGGTGTGATGATGGGTGAGACGAGAGTGATCGTGGAGACCCTAGAGGCGGGCGACATCAAAAACAGTATTGATGAGATCAAGAATCGATATGAAAAGGTGGCGGTGTTGCTGCTCCAGGTCAAAGAGGAGAAGGTGATGCTAGCCGCGGGTGTTAAAGGAGAGGATCGAATCAAGGCGGGCGCTTGGATTAAAGAGATCGCTCCGATTCTTGGCGGAGGCGGAGGCGGTCGAGATGATTTCGCCCAAGCAGGAGGCAAAGATGCTTCCAAGGCCGATGAGGCACTCCAAAGCGCTAAAAATTATGCTCTAGAGAGGCTCGCATAG
- a CDS encoding potassium channel family protein: MRFFTKLGRFLHWEKSSKPDIDLSGELYEQLKPFRFPLILIQLGLIIGTLGYVVLEDYTLMEAFFQTSYTFTTTGFGALKESEFNGLTIIFTSMLMLAGSAVLTFSVVSIIDVLNRGKLIAIIKERRMIYRVARLKNHFVVCYHNEYTIQLADQFREAHIPFVVVDPSPDFEGFAQRHRYPYYINEDPHTEIAMLKSHLSSARGVITFSKSIADNIAQIASVRLFEKELGRRPFYIISSAENAEDVEKLKKLGSDTVVSATRLMAQRVSAMATRPDMENLLEQFVYKKDTPLDLEEVIVPKSSWLVLKKLKEAHFREVTRVSVVGITQKDGKFITMPTGDTLITSECKLLMIGTSSGIRMTKKLLMKREKPEELKYV; the protein is encoded by the coding sequence GTGAGATTCTTCACTAAGCTAGGGCGATTCCTCCACTGGGAAAAGTCCTCTAAGCCGGACATCGACCTCTCCGGCGAACTTTACGAACAGCTCAAACCTTTCCGCTTCCCCCTCATTCTTATTCAGCTTGGTCTTATTATTGGAACTCTTGGCTATGTGGTCTTAGAGGACTACACGCTCATGGAGGCCTTTTTCCAGACCTCTTACACCTTTACCACCACGGGTTTTGGTGCGCTTAAAGAGAGTGAATTTAATGGTCTCACCATCATCTTCACCTCGATGCTGATGTTGGCGGGTTCGGCGGTCTTGACCTTTTCAGTGGTCAGCATTATTGATGTCTTAAATCGCGGCAAGCTCATTGCCATCATCAAGGAGCGAAGAATGATCTATCGTGTCGCTAGGCTCAAAAATCACTTCGTGGTCTGCTATCACAACGAGTATACCATCCAGCTCGCCGATCAATTTAGAGAAGCGCACATCCCTTTTGTGGTGGTGGATCCTTCGCCAGATTTCGAGGGGTTCGCGCAACGCCATCGCTATCCCTATTACATCAACGAAGATCCCCACACCGAGATCGCTATGCTCAAAAGCCATCTCTCTAGCGCAAGGGGCGTGATCACCTTCTCTAAAAGTATCGCGGATAACATTGCGCAAATCGCTTCGGTGAGGCTTTTTGAAAAAGAGCTGGGGCGACGCCCTTTTTATATCATTAGTAGCGCTGAAAACGCTGAAGATGTGGAAAAACTCAAAAAGCTTGGCTCAGACACAGTGGTCTCAGCCACTCGCTTGATGGCTCAAAGGGTGAGTGCGATGGCGACTCGACCTGATATGGAGAATCTCTTAGAGCAGTTTGTCTATAAAAAAGACACGCCGCTTGACCTGGAGGAGGTGATTGTTCCAAAGTCAAGCTGGTTGGTGCTAAAGAAGCTCAAAGAGGCACATTTTAGAGAGGTGACGCGGGTCTCTGTGGTAGGAATCACCCAAAAAGATGGGAAATTTATCACGATGCCAACGGGTGACACGCTTATCACCAGTGAGTGCAAGCTTCTCATGATCGGCACCTCAAGCGGCATTAGAATGACCAAAAAATTATTGATGAAACGAGAAAAACCTGAGGAGTTGAAGTATGTTTGA